From Streptomyces zhihengii, the proteins below share one genomic window:
- a CDS encoding penicillin acylase family protein, producing the protein MSVLAASALLAPAGVAAPAHAAAGTDPVPAAGDPCLGQCQDILPAGQNGHATLAGILLHQTVGTRPKHSADQIEPYDNLLHDYSGLTPDQLADYFNDASLGVPAGQAESTVSPRADVTITRDKATGTPHVKGTTRAGTEFGAGYAAGQDKLWLMDVLRHVGRGELSSFAGGAAGNRALEQSLWAVAPYTEADLTAQLDRVRASGPKGAQAYRDIGDYVAGINAWIDDTLAAGSYPGEYELTGHGRAIEDFTATDVVAIASVVGAIFGGGGGGEVENALVKLEFRQRYGAAAGDAAYTAWRAQDDTEAVTTQHSGTFPYANTPASPSGTALPDRGSVRAFAHARNGTGTGATGSATAASTAAERAEKADGVLPGDLITARKGMSNALVVSGEHTASGHPVAVYGPQTGYYAPQLLMLQELDGPGLRARGASFPGLSFYVEIGRGLDYSWSPTSANQDITDTFATELCEPSGATPTTASDHYLLRGVCTPFETLTRHNSWQPTTADSTAAGSYDLVTRRGAYGLVTHTGTVGGRPVAYSALRSTYHHELDSVIGFQQFNDPAEITSARSFQAAAQNVGYTFNWFYADADHTAYYNSGTNPVRAAGTDPDQPVWARPAHEWRNWDPAANTSDVTPPAAHPQSVDQDYYISWNNKQAKGFASDWGNGAVHRADILDTRVAALVAAGDVTRTGLVKVMEEAATVDLRADTVLPVLLDVIGTAEVTDPAQAAAVAKLRAWLSDGPVRRETAKGSRVYAHADAIRVLDAWWPLLVEGSFTPALGDDLYRALTAVAPINESPSGGQNGSGAAGSGIAAGEAHKGSAFQHGWWAQVHKDLRSVLGRPVSSPLDRTYCGGGSLAECRRILLTTLAAAAATPASAVYPSDKHCGAGEQVCADSIVHRAMGGITVPRIAWQNRPTYQQVVEFPARRTDDLTDLAAGARATASDHQDAVVVSYPPRNAVDGDPSTRWASRTVATAWISLDLGAVRRVGRVTLRWSDQYARRYRVEVSSDNAVWRTVHTTTAGRGGVENRAFDPVDARHVRIVCLERGTENRYSLSEIGVFGR; encoded by the coding sequence GTGAGCGTGCTCGCGGCGTCCGCCCTGCTGGCCCCGGCGGGCGTCGCGGCCCCCGCGCACGCCGCCGCGGGCACCGATCCCGTGCCGGCGGCGGGCGACCCCTGCCTCGGCCAGTGCCAGGACATCCTCCCGGCGGGCCAGAACGGCCACGCCACGCTCGCCGGCATCCTGCTGCACCAGACGGTCGGCACCCGCCCCAAGCACTCGGCCGACCAGATCGAGCCGTACGACAACCTGCTGCACGACTACTCCGGGCTGACGCCCGATCAGCTCGCCGACTACTTCAACGACGCCTCCCTGGGCGTGCCCGCCGGGCAGGCGGAGAGCACCGTGTCCCCGCGCGCGGACGTCACCATCACCCGCGACAAGGCCACCGGCACCCCGCACGTCAAGGGCACCACCCGCGCGGGGACCGAGTTCGGCGCCGGATACGCCGCCGGCCAGGACAAGCTGTGGCTGATGGACGTCCTGCGGCACGTGGGGCGCGGCGAGCTGTCGTCGTTCGCGGGCGGCGCGGCGGGCAACCGGGCGCTGGAGCAGAGTCTGTGGGCGGTGGCCCCGTACACCGAGGCCGATCTGACCGCCCAGCTCGACCGGGTCCGCGCCTCGGGCCCGAAGGGCGCGCAGGCGTACCGGGACATCGGGGACTACGTCGCCGGCATCAACGCGTGGATCGACGACACCCTCGCGGCGGGCTCCTACCCGGGCGAGTACGAACTGACCGGCCACGGACGGGCGATCGAGGACTTCACCGCGACGGACGTGGTGGCCATCGCCTCGGTCGTCGGCGCCATCTTCGGCGGGGGCGGCGGGGGCGAGGTCGAGAACGCGCTGGTGAAGCTGGAGTTCCGGCAGCGCTACGGCGCCGCCGCCGGTGACGCCGCGTACACCGCGTGGCGGGCGCAGGACGACACCGAGGCGGTCACGACCCAGCACAGCGGGACGTTCCCGTACGCCAACACCCCCGCCTCCCCCTCGGGTACCGCGCTTCCGGACCGCGGCTCGGTGCGGGCCTTCGCCCATGCCCGCAACGGGACCGGCACCGGCGCGACCGGCTCCGCGACCGCCGCCTCGACCGCCGCCGAAAGGGCCGAAAAGGCCGACGGCGTGCTGCCCGGTGACCTGATCACCGCCAGGAAGGGCATGTCCAACGCCCTGGTGGTGTCGGGCGAGCACACCGCCTCGGGCCACCCCGTCGCCGTCTACGGGCCCCAGACCGGGTACTACGCCCCCCAGCTCCTGATGCTCCAGGAGCTGGACGGCCCCGGCCTGCGCGCCCGCGGGGCCTCGTTCCCCGGGCTGAGCTTCTACGTGGAGATCGGCCGCGGCCTCGACTACTCCTGGAGCCCCACCTCGGCCAACCAGGACATCACCGACACCTTCGCGACCGAGCTGTGCGAGCCGTCGGGCGCGACGCCGACCACCGCGTCGGACCACTATCTGCTGCGCGGGGTGTGCACCCCCTTCGAGACGCTCACCCGGCACAACTCCTGGCAGCCCACCACGGCCGACTCCACGGCGGCCGGATCGTACGACCTCGTCACCCGGCGCGGCGCGTACGGACTCGTCACCCACACGGGCACGGTGGGCGGCAGGCCGGTCGCGTACAGCGCGCTGCGCTCGACCTACCACCACGAGCTGGACTCGGTGATCGGCTTCCAGCAGTTCAACGACCCGGCCGAGATCACGTCCGCGCGGTCGTTCCAGGCCGCGGCTCAGAACGTCGGCTACACCTTCAACTGGTTCTACGCCGACGCCGACCACACCGCGTACTACAACTCCGGGACCAACCCCGTGCGGGCCGCCGGGACGGATCCGGACCAGCCGGTCTGGGCGCGCCCCGCGCACGAGTGGCGGAACTGGGACCCGGCCGCCAACACCTCGGACGTGACCCCGCCCGCCGCGCATCCGCAGTCGGTCGACCAGGACTACTACATCAGCTGGAACAACAAGCAGGCGAAGGGGTTCGCCTCGGACTGGGGCAACGGGGCGGTCCACCGGGCGGACATCCTCGACACCCGGGTCGCCGCCCTGGTGGCGGCCGGCGACGTCACCCGCACCGGGCTGGTGAAGGTCATGGAGGAGGCCGCGACCGTCGACCTGCGCGCCGACACGGTGCTGCCGGTCCTGCTCGACGTCATCGGCACCGCCGAGGTGACCGATCCCGCGCAGGCCGCGGCGGTGGCGAAGCTGCGCGCCTGGCTGTCCGACGGGCCCGTCCGCCGGGAGACCGCGAAGGGCTCACGGGTCTACGCCCACGCGGACGCGATCCGCGTCCTGGACGCCTGGTGGCCGCTGCTGGTCGAGGGCTCGTTCACGCCCGCGCTCGGCGACGACCTCTACCGGGCCCTGACGGCCGTCGCGCCGATCAACGAGTCCCCCTCGGGCGGCCAGAACGGCAGCGGGGCGGCCGGCTCCGGCATCGCGGCGGGCGAGGCGCACAAGGGGTCGGCGTTCCAGCACGGCTGGTGGGCCCAGGTCCACAAGGACCTCCGGTCCGTGCTCGGCCGGCCGGTGAGCAGCCCGCTCGACCGGACGTACTGCGGCGGCGGCTCGCTCGCCGAGTGCCGCCGGATCCTGCTCACCACCCTGGCCGCCGCCGCGGCGACGCCCGCGAGCGCCGTCTACCCGTCCGACAAGCACTGCGGCGCGGGCGAGCAGGTCTGCGCCGACTCGATCGTGCACCGGGCGATGGGCGGCATCACCGTGCCGCGCATCGCGTGGCAGAACCGCCCCACCTACCAGCAGGTGGTCGAGTTCCCCGCCCGCCGCACCGACGACCTCACCGACCTCGCCGCCGGCGCGAGGGCCACGGCCTCCGACCACCAGGACGCCGTCGTCGTCTCCTATCCGCCGCGCAACGCGGTGGACGGCGATCCGTCCACGCGCTGGGCGAGCAGGACGGTCGCCACCGCGTGGATCTCCCTCGACCTCGGGGCGGTCCGCCGGGTGGGCCGGGTGACGCTCCGCTGGTCGGACCAGTACGCGCGGAGGTACCGCGTCGAGGTGTCGTCGGACAACGCGGTCTGGCGGACGGTGCACACGACCACGGCGGGCCGGGGAGGTGTGGAGAACCGCGCCTTCGATCCGGTCGACGCCCGCCATGTACGGATCGTCTGCCTCGAACGCGGCACCGAGAACCGGTACTCGCTGAGCGAGATCGGGGTCTTCGGGCGCTGA
- the thpR gene encoding RNA 2',3'-cyclic phosphodiesterase, with translation MTEPSGHGAGPYAGPGADTERRAATTRVFIALAPPDEAKDELARALAPACAAYPNMRWNRIEDWHITLAFLGELPTAAVPSLRPPLAELAAARPPLELSLRGSGHFDDRVLWSGVDGDLDGLRLLAAEVRAAVEDGGVPYAGRPMRPHLTLARARRADTAAVPDAAAGLAAFTGGTWRAARLHLVGSDFGRGPGPIRYGDIASWPFEGA, from the coding sequence ATGACCGAGCCGTCCGGGCACGGGGCGGGTCCGTACGCGGGCCCCGGTGCGGACACCGAGCGGCGCGCCGCGACGACCCGGGTCTTCATCGCCCTCGCCCCGCCCGACGAGGCCAAGGACGAACTGGCGCGGGCGCTGGCCCCCGCCTGTGCGGCGTACCCGAACATGCGCTGGAACCGCATCGAGGACTGGCACATCACCCTGGCGTTCCTCGGGGAGCTCCCGACGGCCGCCGTGCCGTCGCTGCGCCCGCCGCTCGCGGAGCTGGCGGCGGCGCGCCCGCCGCTGGAGCTGTCCCTGCGCGGCAGCGGCCACTTCGACGACCGGGTGCTGTGGAGCGGCGTCGACGGGGACCTCGACGGGCTGCGGCTGCTCGCCGCCGAGGTCCGCGCCGCGGTGGAGGACGGCGGCGTCCCCTACGCCGGCCGGCCGATGCGCCCCCATCTCACGCTCGCCCGCGCGCGCCGCGCCGACACGGCCGCCGTGCCGGACGCGGCGGCCGGCCTCGCCGCCTTCACCGGCGGCACCTGGCGGGCCGCCCGCCTTCACCTGGTCGGCAGCGACTTCGGCCGCGGCCCGGGGCCGATACGGTACGGCGACATCGCGTCGTGGCCGTTCGAGGGCGCCTGA
- a CDS encoding LLM class flavin-dependent oxidoreductase, which yields MPSSAAPVLHWFLPTGGDGRDPGGVTAVQGRTAAATRRRADVGYLAQVARAAERAGFDKLLTPVGLGCVDPWVLTPALAAQTERIGFLVAFRAGLSQPTLIAQQADTFRRLFGDRIALNIVTGGDPAEQRAYGDLLPKDERYTRSGELMHVVRELLAGRQVDLAGRHVRVENARLHEPALDAPVPLYFGGASPAAEEVASRHADVQLLWGEPPAAVAERIGRLREKAARHGRAPRFGLRLHVISRDTAEDAWRETERILAGLDPEAVRASQERFARMESTGQARMTALHGGSAGRLTVAPNLWAGIGLVREGAGTALVGSHDEVAARLWEYRNLGVEEFVLSGYPHLEEAYRVGEEVAPRLRALAAAAASVPASASASGPVPGPASPAASAL from the coding sequence ATGCCCTCGTCCGCCGCGCCCGTACTGCACTGGTTCCTGCCGACCGGCGGGGACGGCCGCGACCCCGGCGGTGTCACCGCCGTGCAGGGACGCACCGCCGCCGCCACCCGGCGCCGGGCCGATGTCGGCTATCTCGCCCAGGTCGCGCGGGCGGCCGAACGGGCCGGGTTCGACAAGCTGCTGACGCCGGTCGGGCTGGGCTGCGTCGACCCCTGGGTGCTGACCCCGGCGCTGGCCGCGCAGACCGAGCGGATCGGTTTCCTCGTGGCCTTCCGCGCCGGGCTGTCCCAGCCCACCCTGATCGCCCAGCAGGCCGACACGTTCCGGCGTCTGTTCGGCGACCGGATCGCCCTCAACATCGTCACCGGCGGCGACCCGGCCGAGCAGCGCGCCTACGGCGACCTGCTGCCGAAGGACGAGCGGTACACGCGCAGCGGTGAACTGATGCACGTGGTCAGGGAGTTGCTGGCGGGCCGGCAGGTGGACCTGGCGGGCCGTCATGTGCGGGTGGAGAACGCCCGGCTGCACGAACCTGCCCTCGACGCGCCCGTCCCGCTGTACTTCGGCGGCGCGTCACCCGCCGCCGAGGAGGTCGCGTCCCGGCACGCGGACGTGCAGCTCCTGTGGGGCGAGCCGCCGGCCGCCGTGGCCGAGCGGATCGGCAGACTGCGCGAGAAGGCGGCCCGCCACGGCCGTGCGCCGCGCTTCGGGCTGCGCCTGCACGTCATCAGCCGTGACACGGCCGAGGACGCCTGGCGGGAGACCGAGCGCATCCTCGCCGGACTGGACCCCGAGGCGGTGCGCGCCTCCCAGGAGCGCTTCGCCCGGATGGAGTCCACCGGACAGGCCAGGATGACGGCGCTGCACGGCGGCTCGGCCGGCCGGCTGACCGTCGCGCCGAACCTGTGGGCGGGGATCGGCCTGGTCCGCGAGGGGGCCGGCACCGCGCTGGTCGGCTCGCACGACGAGGTCGCCGCACGGCTGTGGGAGTACCGCAATCTGGGCGTCGAGGAGTTCGTGCTGTCCGGCTATCCGCATCTGGAGGAGGCCTACCGGGTCGGCGAGGAGGTCGCGCCCCGGCTGCGCGCCCTGGCCGCGGCCGCCGCGTCCGTCCCCGCGTCCGCATCCGCTTCCGGTCCCGTCCCCGGACCCGCATCCCCCGCGGCATCCGCCCTCTGA
- a CDS encoding helix-turn-helix transcriptional regulator, translated as MIETLAFHSNRLDVTEDFLCRAYTPMRIGGRPRKTGARIERSAADGLLVDKLDFDYTLSYDAGPLDKICLITMHRGVVRDTTGGRDELHGPGDTFMVALPDRAYAGEVRAARYTITMFDTALLDEVAGTAGGHDVPVRFTGQRPVDAEAGRRLGRTVAFLRDTVLGGPAPAVDGLVVSTAARHLAAVALAALPSTLRDDGPRPADSRDAGTATLRRAMAFIEENAHRDIGLADIATAVCVTPRAVQYAFRRHASTTPLGHLRRVRMALAHGDLRASAADASSVQGIATRWGFAHRGRFAAAYRDVYGVSPSDTLRTYP; from the coding sequence GTGATCGAGACACTCGCCTTCCACAGCAATCGGCTGGACGTGACGGAGGACTTCCTCTGCCGCGCGTACACGCCCATGCGGATCGGCGGCCGGCCGCGGAAGACCGGGGCGCGGATCGAGCGGAGCGCGGCCGACGGGCTGCTGGTCGACAAGCTGGACTTCGACTACACCCTGTCGTACGACGCGGGGCCGCTGGACAAGATCTGTCTGATCACCATGCACCGCGGCGTCGTCCGGGACACCACCGGCGGCCGCGACGAGCTGCACGGCCCCGGTGACACCTTCATGGTCGCGCTGCCGGACCGGGCGTACGCGGGCGAGGTGCGCGCCGCCCGGTACACGATCACGATGTTCGACACCGCGCTGCTGGACGAGGTCGCGGGCACCGCCGGCGGGCACGACGTCCCCGTCCGGTTCACCGGGCAGAGACCCGTGGACGCCGAGGCGGGCCGGCGCCTGGGCAGAACGGTGGCCTTCCTGCGCGACACCGTGCTCGGCGGTCCCGCGCCGGCGGTCGACGGCCTGGTGGTGTCCACCGCCGCGCGGCACCTGGCGGCGGTCGCCCTCGCCGCCCTGCCCAGCACGCTGCGGGACGACGGGCCGCGGCCTGCGGACAGCCGGGACGCGGGGACGGCGACGCTGCGCCGGGCGATGGCCTTCATCGAGGAGAACGCGCACCGGGACATCGGCCTCGCCGACATCGCCACGGCCGTGTGCGTGACCCCCCGCGCGGTCCAGTACGCGTTCCGGCGGCACGCGTCCACCACTCCGCTCGGCCATCTGCGCCGGGTGCGCATGGCCCTCGCCCACGGCGACCTCAGGGCGTCCGCGGCGGACGCGTCGAGCGTCCAGGGCATCGCCACCCGGTGGGGCTTCGCCCACCGGGGGCGTTTCGCGGCCGCCTACCGGGACGTCTACGGGGTGTCGCCGTCCGACACCCTCCGCACGTACCCCTGA
- the ligD gene encoding non-homologous end-joining DNA ligase: MSTEKRIRAGRRTVAVSRPDKILFPDDGITKAGLAEYYRRVAGAMVPHLAGRPLMLERRPDGVTGQVFMQKEVPAYFPEWFHRVELPKEGGTVVYPVCDDAPSLVYLAGQACITPHRFLSRADRPDHPDRMVFDLDPADEGFGPVRVTALRLRELLDGIGLPSAVMTTGSRGLHVVVPLDRRAPFDEVRRLARAASEVLVARHPDELTTAARKEARGDRLYLDVQRNAYAQTAVAPYAVRALDGAPVAAPLRWAEVADGGIDARSFTMSGVLDRLDDGPWRGAFRRPRSARAALGRLERREPSARDDGGR; encoded by the coding sequence ATGAGCACCGAGAAGCGCATCCGCGCGGGGCGGCGCACGGTGGCCGTCAGCCGTCCGGACAAGATCCTCTTCCCCGACGACGGGATCACCAAGGCCGGGCTGGCGGAGTACTACCGGCGGGTGGCCGGTGCGATGGTCCCCCACCTCGCCGGGCGCCCGCTGATGCTGGAGCGCCGCCCCGACGGTGTCACGGGGCAGGTGTTCATGCAGAAGGAGGTGCCGGCGTACTTCCCCGAGTGGTTCCACCGCGTCGAGCTGCCGAAGGAGGGCGGCACGGTGGTGTACCCGGTGTGCGACGACGCGCCCTCGCTGGTCTACCTCGCCGGGCAGGCCTGCATCACCCCGCACCGCTTCCTCTCCCGGGCGGACCGCCCCGACCACCCCGACCGCATGGTCTTCGACCTCGATCCGGCGGACGAGGGGTTCGGCCCCGTCCGCGTCACCGCGCTCCGGCTGCGGGAACTCCTGGACGGCATCGGCCTGCCCTCGGCCGTGATGACCACCGGGTCGCGGGGCCTGCACGTCGTCGTCCCGCTGGACCGGCGCGCCCCGTTCGACGAGGTGCGGCGGCTGGCACGGGCGGCGTCCGAGGTGCTCGTCGCGCGCCATCCGGACGAGCTGACCACCGCCGCCCGCAAGGAGGCCCGCGGAGACCGGCTCTATCTCGACGTCCAGCGCAACGCCTACGCCCAGACGGCGGTGGCCCCGTACGCCGTGCGCGCCCTCGACGGCGCGCCGGTGGCGGCGCCGCTGCGGTGGGCGGAGGTGGCGGACGGCGGGATCGACGCCCGCAGCTTCACGATGTCGGGCGTCCTCGACCGGCTGGACGACGGCCCCTGGCGGGGCGCCTTCCGGCGTCCCCGTTCCGCGCGCGCCGCGCTGGGGCGGCTGGAGCGTCGTGAGCCGTCCGCGCGGGACGACGGCGGCCGGTGA
- a CDS encoding SsgA family sporulation/cell division regulator, whose product MTTFSDGVLPDRRWVARRVMAHQVREGRRIPVSTTLRYDTRDPYAIEFTFHVARGMDVVWYVDRGMLHAGVDAPAGTGDVRVSPAHADHVLLSLERDGHLALIMMERGPLVRLLRETYALVDLGGESAHLDWSPVTDALAS is encoded by the coding sequence ATGACAACGTTCAGCGACGGCGTGCTGCCGGACCGCCGGTGGGTCGCCCGGCGGGTGATGGCCCATCAGGTCCGGGAGGGCCGCCGGATCCCGGTGTCCACCACGCTCCGCTACGACACCCGCGACCCGTACGCGATCGAGTTCACCTTCCACGTCGCACGGGGCATGGACGTCGTCTGGTACGTCGACCGGGGCATGCTGCACGCGGGCGTCGACGCGCCCGCCGGAACGGGGGACGTCCGGGTCTCCCCGGCGCACGCCGACCACGTCCTGCTGAGCCTCGAACGGGACGGGCACCTGGCGCTGATCATGATGGAACGCGGCCCGCTGGTGCGACTGCTCAGGGAGACGTACGCCCTGGTCGACCTCGGCGGCGAGAGCGCCCACCTCGACTGGTCCCCGGTGACGGACGCCCTGGCCTCGTGA
- a CDS encoding TOPRIM nucleotidyl transferase/hydrolase domain-containing protein, with product MADVRAFRDAVTEWAAAGTAPRAAECAARARELAARLRVRTVVLLEGPSDFAAVETLARRRGRDLGAEGVCVLSMGGAMSVGRYADILGPAGLDLRLTGLCDENERPYYGRALERARAPRRDVFVCAKDLEDELIRALGTARVEEIVRTEGDLRPWLTFTRQSAQQGRPVHEQLRRFLGTKKGRKIRYGHLLVDALGPGPVPAPLDELFARV from the coding sequence ATGGCTGATGTGCGCGCGTTCCGGGACGCGGTCACCGAGTGGGCGGCGGCCGGTACGGCCCCGCGGGCCGCGGAGTGCGCCGCGCGGGCTCGTGAACTGGCGGCGCGCCTGCGGGTGCGGACGGTGGTGCTCCTGGAGGGGCCGAGCGACTTCGCGGCCGTGGAGACGCTGGCCCGGCGGCGGGGGCGCGACCTCGGGGCCGAAGGGGTGTGCGTGCTGTCCATGGGCGGGGCGATGAGCGTGGGCCGCTACGCGGACATCCTCGGGCCTGCCGGACTGGACCTGCGCCTGACCGGGCTGTGCGACGAGAACGAGCGCCCGTACTACGGCCGCGCCCTGGAGCGGGCCCGTGCCCCGCGCCGGGACGTGTTCGTGTGCGCGAAGGACCTGGAGGACGAACTCATCCGCGCGCTGGGCACGGCCCGGGTCGAGGAGATCGTCCGGACCGAGGGCGATCTGCGCCCCTGGCTGACCTTCACCCGGCAGTCGGCCCAGCAGGGCCGGCCCGTGCACGAGCAGCTCCGGCGCTTCCTGGGCACGAAGAAGGGCCGCAAGATCCGCTACGGCCACCTCCTGGTGGACGCCCTCGGCCCGGGGCCGGTCCCCGCACCGCTCGACGAGCTGTTCGCTCGCGTGTGA
- a CDS encoding SRPBCC family protein, translating to MARTRRLILSTPAEVWRLLSDGHRYGEWVTGTRQVTRADPHWPDVGARLSVRVGVGPLTLDDTCVVRISEPERRLELEAKADPFGAARIAMRLLPWGGNTLFTLDWHALRGPGTRMHGLPVDYLVAIRNGMMLTKLARIAVREHALRG from the coding sequence ATGGCCCGTACCCGCCGTCTGATCCTCAGCACGCCCGCCGAGGTCTGGCGTCTGCTCTCCGACGGCCACCGCTACGGCGAGTGGGTCACCGGCACCCGCCAGGTGACGCGCGCGGACCCGCACTGGCCGGACGTCGGTGCGCGGCTGAGCGTACGGGTGGGCGTCGGGCCGCTGACACTGGACGACACCTGCGTGGTGCGCATCAGCGAGCCGGAGCGGCGGCTCGAACTGGAGGCGAAGGCCGACCCCTTCGGGGCCGCCCGCATCGCCATGCGCCTGCTCCCCTGGGGCGGGAACACCCTCTTCACCCTCGACTGGCACGCGCTCCGCGGCCCCGGCACCCGGATGCACGGCCTGCCCGTGGACTACCTCGTCGCCATCCGCAACGGCATGATGCTGACCAAGCTGGCCAGGATCGCCGTGCGGGAGCACGCACTCAGGGGGTGA
- a CDS encoding ABC transporter ATP-binding protein, protein MTTVSGIPDASDAPGAGGPPTAEDTPAGEGRELLPVATAARTRAALRDLVRPDRARAAAGLGVLVAATAVGLLVQPLLGRVVDIVADGRPAAALTLPVVLLLLVAVAQGATTTYGLTQVARLGETVLARLREQFVERALHLPADRLERAGAGDLTARVTGDVARVAEAVRSALPEMARSVLTIVLTLVAMALLDVRFLLAALLAVPVQLLTARWYVRRALTLYADQRVANGAQQQQLLETIGGAATVRGHRLEDEHTERSAARSRTAVGLTMRSVNLVLGFYGRLHVAEYIGLAAVLVTGYLLVGDGAVSVGTATAAALYFHSLFGPVNAALVLLDDAQSAAACLARLVGVTDLGRAAGDGAAPGGCSAPADGSAPGEGSAPGDGPAPAAVPAQRTGPGPEAASAPGPAPRSAAAPGSEPAPRSVAVTVDAVGHAYGAGRPVLHDVSLTLAAGEHVALVGTSGAGKSTLARLVAGVQRPTSGTVTAGTAGAASVALVTQEVHVFTGTLADDLRLARPGATDAELRAALATVDALAWAEALPGGLATAVGEGGHRLDPARAQQLALARLVLADPEVAVLDEATAEAGSAGARHLERSAAAALAGRTALVVAHRLTQAAAADRIVVMEAGRVVESGTHDELRAADGPYATLWRAWSGSRDAPRS, encoded by the coding sequence ATGACCACGGTCTCCGGCATACCGGACGCCTCCGACGCCCCCGGCGCCGGAGGTCCGCCCACCGCCGAGGACACGCCCGCCGGCGAGGGCAGGGAACTGCTGCCCGTCGCCACGGCCGCCCGCACCCGGGCGGCGCTGCGCGACCTCGTCCGGCCGGACCGCGCACGCGCCGCCGCCGGCCTCGGCGTGCTGGTCGCGGCCACCGCGGTCGGCCTGCTCGTCCAGCCGCTGCTGGGCCGCGTCGTCGACATCGTCGCGGACGGCCGGCCCGCCGCCGCGCTCACCCTCCCGGTGGTGCTCCTGCTGCTGGTGGCCGTCGCCCAGGGCGCGACCACCACCTACGGGCTGACCCAGGTCGCCCGCCTCGGCGAGACCGTCCTCGCCCGGCTGCGCGAGCAGTTCGTCGAACGCGCCCTGCACCTGCCCGCGGACCGGCTCGAACGCGCCGGAGCGGGCGATCTGACCGCCCGTGTCACCGGGGACGTCGCCCGTGTCGCCGAAGCCGTCCGCTCCGCCCTCCCCGAGATGGCGCGCTCCGTCCTCACCATCGTCCTCACCCTGGTGGCGATGGCCCTGCTGGACGTCCGCTTCCTGCTCGCCGCGCTCCTCGCCGTGCCCGTCCAGCTCCTCACCGCCCGCTGGTACGTGCGCCGGGCCCTGACCCTCTACGCGGACCAGCGCGTCGCCAACGGAGCCCAGCAGCAGCAACTGCTGGAGACCATCGGCGGCGCCGCCACCGTTCGCGGCCACCGGCTGGAGGACGAGCACACCGAGCGGAGCGCCGCGCGCTCGCGCACGGCCGTCGGCCTCACCATGCGCAGCGTGAACCTGGTGCTCGGCTTCTACGGCCGTCTGCACGTCGCCGAGTACATCGGTCTCGCCGCCGTGCTCGTCACCGGATACCTCCTGGTCGGCGACGGAGCCGTCTCGGTGGGCACGGCGACGGCCGCGGCCCTGTACTTCCACAGCCTCTTCGGCCCCGTCAACGCGGCGCTGGTGCTCCTGGACGACGCGCAGTCGGCCGCCGCCTGCCTCGCCCGCCTGGTCGGCGTCACCGACCTGGGCCGGGCCGCCGGGGACGGCGCTGCCCCGGGTGGCTGCTCCGCGCCGGCTGATGGCTCGGCCCCGGGTGAGGGTTCTGCCCCGGGCGACGGCCCGGCCCCCGCCGCCGTCCCCGCGCAGCGCACCGGCCCCGGACCCGAGGCGGCGTCCGCTCCCGGGCCCGCGCCCCGGTCCGCGGCCGCTCCCGGTTCCGAACCCGCGCCCCGGTCCGTGGCCGTCACCGTGGACGCCGTCGGCCACGCGTACGGCGCGGGCCGCCCCGTGCTGCACGACGTCTCCCTCACCCTCGCCGCCGGGGAGCACGTGGCCCTGGTCGGCACCAGCGGCGCCGGGAAGTCCACACTCGCCCGGCTCGTCGCGGGCGTGCAGCGGCCCACCTCGGGCACCGTCACCGCCGGCACCGCGGGCGCCGCCTCCGTCGCGCTGGTGACGCAGGAGGTCCATGTGTTCACCGGCACGCTCGCCGACGACCTCCGGCTCGCCCGCCCCGGCGCCACCGACGCCGAACTGCGGGCCGCGCTCGCCACGGTGGACGCCCTCGCCTGGGCCGAGGCCCTGCCCGGGGGGCTCGCCACCGCCGTCGGCGAGGGGGGCCACCGCCTCGACCCGGCGCGCGCCCAGCAACTCGCCCTCGCCCGCCTCGTCCTGGCCGACCCCGAGGTCGCCGTGCTCGACGAGGCGACCGCCGAGGCGGGCAGCGCGGGCGCCCGCCACCTGGAGCGCTCGGCCGCCGCGGCCCTGGCCGGCCGCACCGCCCTCGTCGTCGCCCACCGGCTGACCCAGGCCGCCGCCGCGGACCGGATCGTCGTCATGGAGGCGGGCCGCGTCGTCGAGAGCGGCACCCACGACGAACTGCGCGCGGCGGACGGTCCGTACGCGACGCTCTGGCGCGCCTGGTCCGGCAGCCGCGACGCACCCCGCTCCTGA